The region ACTGCCTCGGCACGGCCACTGCGGCCGGAGGCGGGGCCGGGGCGGCCAGTGATGCGGTGCGCTCCGGCACGCTCGGTTCCCGCGTTCCGGCGACGAGCTCGCGATAGGCGTCCCGCACGGCGGCGCCCGGCTCGGCGCCGGTCCGCTCGAGGTGCTCCCGGCGCAGGCGCTGGAAGACCTCGGCACCCTCGGAGTGCCTGCCCGCGGCGGCGAAGGCCAGCAGCAGGCTCGTGTAGAGCTCCTCCTGCCCGCTGTCCTCCCGCATGATCCGGTCGGCCTGCTCCAGCACCGCGTGCGGGCGCTCCAGCCGCAGGCAGGCCCGCAGGTACCGGTCGAGGACGCCGACGCGGACCGACTCGATGCGCGAGCGGTGCTGTTGCAGGACCGGGCCGAGCGACACGTCGGACAGCACCTCGCCGCGGCACAACGACACCGCGTCGCGCAGGATGTCGACGGCGTCCGTGTCCGGCGCATCGCCCCCGGTGCCGGCCTCCGCGCTGTCGCGCAGGGTGAGCAGCCGGTCCAGGTCCACCCGCGCGCCTTCGGCCATCCGCAGCCGGTAGCCGACCCGCGCGACGTGGGTGAGGGTGCAGCAGGCCGGCCCAGCGGGGGCGAGCACCCTGCGCAGGTGCGAGACGTAGGTCTGCACGGTGCGGGCGAGCTTGCCGGTGGGCTGCGACCCCCACAGCTCCCTGGTGATGGTCTCGGTGCGAACGACCGATCCGGCCTCGATCGCCAGCAGGGCCAGCAGCCTGCGCAGCTTCGGCTGGGAAGGGGTGACCACCTCGTCCCGGCACACGACCTCGAGCGGGCCGATCACGTTGATTCGCAAGGTCATGACGACGCCTCCGCGCGACCCGTCGATGTGAGGTGAACACGACGCGGCTCGTCCCGGCGATCCGGTTCGCCGGGACGAGGGTTACGGTTGCCGCGAGCCGGGGCTCACCCGACGTGGGTCAGCTTGACCTGCGCGGTGTTGTCGGGGCCGGTCGAGTTCATGTTGACCAGGCCGGTGAACCCGCCGCAGCCCTGCGACCACTCCGACAGGGCGTAGGGAGCGCCGGCCAGGTCACCGCCCTTGGCGGGCACGAACGGGCTGGTCGACTTCAGCGACAGCGTCGGGGGCTGCTGCTGCACGCAGTCCGGCCCGCCGCCGATCGGGAAGCCGACGGCGGAGATGTTCTGCAGCCTGATCTGCAACGGCAGGTCGAAGGTGACGTTGCCGCCCGCGATCTTGCCGTGCGACGGCGCGGCCTCGAAGAACTCGACGTCGACCTCGCTGTCGAACATGCCGAAGGCCTTGAACTTCACCCGCGGCACGCTGGTCTGGCGGAACTTGCTGGTGAACTCCCCGGTGGCGCCGTTGAGCTGGACGTCGACCTCTCCCTCGATGGGGATGTCGGCGTTCATCTTCACCACGTGGGCGGTGCCGGTGACCTTGTAGTGCAGGTCGATGGCGGCCTCGGCGGTACCGGGGTTGACCAGGCCGCCCACCAGGGCGGCCGCGGTGCCGACGGCGGCGATGCCGCTGATCCTGCGGGCACCCGTCAACCGACTCTGAATTCGCATCGTTTGTCCGATCTCGTGGAGTGCTGGGAAATCCGGCGGTGGTCACCGCCGCGGTGAGCCGTCGGCGACTGGTGAGTCGCGTGGGGACCGTTCGCGCAGCGAAGTCCGGGGCGCAGCCCGGGAGGACCTCTGCTCGCCCTCGCGAGAGTTCGAAGCGGCGTGGGACGGAACGGAACCGTCCGAAATGGATCCTCGAGCGCAATGGCCCGGATCCGTCGGGGGCGCGACAACGCGGCACCGCCGGGGATGGGAGGTGGGGTGGCCGGCCACCGGCGACCGGCCACCGCCGGGTCCACTGGGGACCCTCAGCACCTGGTCACTGCACCTGCACGGTGGCCAGCGACGGGTCCTGGCCCTGGTCCAACGTGCAGGGCAGGTCGAAGGTGCCGAGCTCGGTCTCGGTGCCGTCGGCCTTCTTCGGGGTGATCTTGCCGACGAAGTTGCTGCCGACGGCGAAGGTGACCTGACCCGGCTGCTTCACCGTCAGGCCCGGCACCGCGCCGGTGATCTGGGTGGGCAGCGGGCCGCTTTCGGGCACCGGCGTGGACGGGATGCTCAGGCCGTTGAGCGTGACGCCGAGGTCGGTGCCGTTGACGTTGAGGTCCACGCCGGTCGCGGCGGTGCCCTCGACCGAGGCGCCGCCGATGAGGCGCAGCGCGTCGGCGGTCTGCTCGTCGATGGTCACGTCGACCTTGAAGTCGGTGACGTTGATGGACTCGCCGACTTTGGCCGAGTCGGGGAAGGTCGCGTTGACCTTGGCCTGCGTCGGCCGCGCACCGACCATCGGGAACTCGCAGGTGAAGGTCACGTCCTTGGTCACGGGTCCCCGCGGCGCGGTGGTGGCGCCCGGGTCTGCCGCGGCGGGGCCTGCGGCCAGCGCGGTGAGCGAGACGATCCCCGCGGTGGCGACCACCGCGGCCGCGCGGCCGGTCCGCGCGGAATTCGGACGAACTGGCATGGGCACTCCTCATCATTGGCCGGCAAGAGCAGGCGCCGGGATTGGCGACCTTGCCGGCGATCCGATTTCGGGTGAGGGCTCGGTGCGGGTGGGAAGAGGGCCGGGAATCGGCCTGGAAACGGGGTCACGCATTTTACCCGCTCGCCCTACTGCCGAGTAGATTACTGGGGTGTGAAGTTCATTGGCAAGGCTTTCCCGGGGCGTCGGGATGAGCGTTGGCGATTGCCGCCGAAAATTGTCATGGGGATACGACGTAGCTGGTTGGGGATTCGTTTGCCGGTGACCGGAGCGCATCGGCCGTACCGTGATCCGGACGTGCGGGGCGGGAAGCCGGTCGGTGTTTCGGGCGAGTTGGTAGACCATTAAACGTGAGCGATGTTCGGATTGATCGCCCGGGGCTCTCGATCGGGTGGCCGGCACGCGTGGCTCGCGCGTCTGGTCCGGAGCGGCCGCTGCGATGTGGGGTGACAAGTTTTGTCACGCACGCGCCAACTCTGCCGTGGGAAGTTGGCACGTTTTTTCGCGGAGGTCCACCCGAACGGCCGAAAGTGGCGTGCGCTGTGGCAAATATGGATTCCGGCATGTTGACACCGGACCGGTGTGAAATTATGTTGCCGGGATTGCAAAGCGTCAACTCGTTTGAAACGTTGAAACCGCTGCTTTTGTTGCGACGTAGGGGAAGCAATGACGTTCGACGTCGGTTCCAGGTACGTGAGCGACGCCAGGAAGGGCGCCGGGGAAAGAACCGGTCCGCGCCCGCTCGCCGGCGCCGAGTCCAGCCGCTGGATCTCCGGCCTGCGGGCGGCGATGGACGCCGAGAAGACCGGGTTCGGCCGCGCCAAGATGCTCTGGTCGGTGCTGCCCAGGGAGTACGCCGAGGGTTTCCGTCCCTACGTCGGCGGGTTGGCCAAGGCGATGGTGCGCGAAATCCAGCACGTCGTCCCGGAGTATTCCCAGCCGCTCGACGGGGTGTTCGGCGACCTGTTCTCCCAGGCGATCGAGCAGGCGATCCTCTACCCGTTGTCCAACATCCGCGACGCCCGCAGAACGCACGAGGACTGGGGCAGGGTGTTCCGCGCGCTGGGCAAGGGCGAGTTCGCCGAGGGTCGCAGCCTGGACTGCCTGCAGACCGCCTACCGGGTGGGCGGGCGCGTCGCGTGGCGCCACATCGCCGAGTTCGGTCAGAAGCAGGGCGTGCCGGTCGACGTCCTGTGCGTGTGCGCCGAGGCGATCTTCGCCTACGTCGACGAGCTCTCGGCGCTGTCCATCGAGGGCTACACCGAGGCACAGGAGAGCGCGGCGGGCACGCTCGCGCGGCGCAGGCGCCGGCTGCTCGAGCTCGTGCTGGCCCATCCGCCGGCGTCGCCGCAGGTGCTGGCCGACCAGGCCGCCGCCGCCCGCTGGAAGCTGCCGGAGTGGGTCACCCCGGTCGCGCTGGAACCGGTCGCCGACCAGGGTGAGCGTCACACCCCCGCGTTGGAAGCGGACATGCTGGTCGATCTGGAAGGCGCCGAACCGTGCCTGCTGGTGGCAGGCCAGATCACCGATCTTGCCGGTCTTCGGGCCGGACTGCGGGGCTGGCGTGCCGCGATCGGGACGCGGGTGCGGCTCAGCGAGGCAGCGCTGTCGCTGCGGTGGGCGCGCCGGGTGATCGCCCTGGTCCAGCGCAGGGTCCTCCCGGACGCCCCGGTGACCCGCTGCACTGATCACTTGACCACGCTGTGGCTGCTCAGCGACGAGTTCCTGATCCGGGAGCTGAGCGCGCGCAGCCTCGCCCCGCTGGACGGTCTGACCGTCAAGCAGCGGGCGAGGCTGACCGAGACGCTGCTGGTGTGGTTGCAGTCCCGGGGCAGCGCGCCGGAACTGGCCGAACGGCTGGGCGTGCACCCGCAGACGGTCCGGTACCGAATGCACCAGCTGGAGGGCCTATTCGGCGACCGGCTCACCGACGCCGACGAGCGGCTGAATCTGGAGATCGCGCTGCGCGCCGAAAAGCTCGTGGCCGGGAACTGAGCCGTGCCATCCCGCGTGGAGCCGGCGCCGGGTAGGCCTCAGAGGCTGTCTTTGAGCTCATCTTGCACAGCGGTGCGGGTGCGGAACCTCAGTGCCTGTTTTTGATCTTGGTTGGTGGGTGAGTTGGCGGGTCATGAGGGTGATGGCGGCCCAGTTGATGACGGTTTCGGAGTGGGCGGGCAGGCGTTCGTAGTCGCGGATGGTGCGGCGGGCTTGGGTGATCCAGGACAGGGTGCGTTCGACGACCCAGCGTCGGGGTAGTGCCTGGGAACCGATCTGTCCGGTGATTTTGCGGACGATGTGCAGGGTGATGCCCAGGGCGGTGTCCGCCCAGGTGATCAGGCGGCCCGCGTAGCCCGCGTCGGCCCACAGCAGGCTGAGCCGCTGCTGGGTTTTACGGAGGTAGCGCAGGAGGAGTTCGGCGCCGCGTCGGTCGGTGACGTGGGCTCCGGTGACACACACGCCCAGCAGCAGGCCCAGTGTGTCGGTGGTGATGTGTCGTTTGCGTCCGTTGACTTTCTTGCCCGCGTCGTAGCCGCGGGTGTCGCGGCCCGCGGTTTCGGCGGCGCGCACGGATTGGGAGTCGATGACGCCCGCGCTGGGCTGGTGGTGGCGTCCGGCGCGGGTGCGGATCTGCTCGCGCGGGCTGTCACGCAGGGCGAGGACGACGTTGTCGCGGCTGCAGCGGTTGTAGAAGCCGTAGACGGTCTGCCACGGAGGGAAGTCCGCGGGCAGCCCACGCCATTTGCAGCCGTTGTCGATGACGTAGCGGATGGCATCGACCACGTCGCGACGCGGGTGCTGTTCCGGGTGACCGCCGCTGGAGGTCTCACACGCCGGAGTGGGCAGCAGCGGTTCGATCAACGCCCACTCGGCGTCGGTGGTGTCGGTCGGGTAGCGGCGTGGGCGGGCGGTAGAGCTGTCCTGGGCTGTTGTGGTGTACAAACGGATCGGGCCTTTGCTGTGTCGATCTTGATGTGGTGTCACGATCACTAGCAAAGGCCCTCTTCCACCCCACCCCCGGGGATCAAAAACAGGCACTCAGTGCCTTTTTTTGATCTTGGTTGGTGGGTGAGTTGGCGGGTCATGAGGGTGATGGCGGCCCACCACGAGCAGCCGACGGTGGCGGGCCGGCCGATCGAAGAGCTCCCGCAGTGTGTCTTCGCTGTTGGGCAGCGGCGCGTCGTGCGGCCGCTTCCCATCGGCGTCCACGGCGACGGCGTGGTGCTCACCTTTGCCGACATCCAGTCCGAGGAACACGCTGTCAGGGGCGTCCATGCGCCAGTCCTTCGCGCCGCAGGGCTGGTCGCCGGTCCAGCATCGACAGCCGGCAGCCACGTTACAAAGAGACCTGCCCGGAGGCGGCCGTGTCCCTATCAGCGGTCCGTCGATGCCACCGGGCCCGGTGACACCACCCCCCGGATCATGCGTTCGACAGGGGGACAAAGTCATGCCGAGCCCAGCGACCAGGGCCCTTGATCAGAGCCACGAAAAAGCTAACGGGGGGTGTCCCTATGTCGGTTGTCAAGCGGCTTGAGGGGCTGGTGCTTGGTATTTCGTTTTGGTGCGGAGCATGGCGTGCAGGACGTCGCAGCGGCGTCGGGCCAGGCAGATGAGGGCGGCGTTGTGTTTCTTGCCTTCGTCTCGTTTCCGCTGGTAGTAGGCCCTGCTGGTGGGGTCGGCCAGGGCGGCGAAGGCGGCGAGGAAGAACGCCCGTTTGAGATGTTTGTTGCCGCCTCGGTTGGGGTGTTCTCCTCGGATGGAGCTGCCGGAGCGGCGGGTGACCGGGGCCAGGCCTGCGTAGGCGGCCAGATGTCCGGAGGTTTTGAACGCCGAGCCGTCGCCGACTTCGAGGAGGATGCGGGCTGCGGTCCTGACCCCGATGCCGGGCATGGAGGTCAGGACCCCGGCAAGAGGGTGCGCATCGAGTATCCCTTCGACCTCGTCGGCGACTGTTCTCCGTTGCTGCAGCACGGTTTTCAGCGAATCGGCCAGGCGGGGGAGTACGAGCTCGGCGGTCTTGGCGCCGGGCACCGACACGGTCTGTTCGTCGAGCGCGGACACGATCGCCTCGACGAGGGCCTGGCCCATGCGGGGAGCGCGGGTGGCCGCGATCGAGGTCAGCTGTCGTTGTCCGGCTTTGCGGATCCCGTCAGGCCCGCCGCACCGGGAGAGGATTTCCAGCACCGCGGGGTGCTGGATCTTGGGTCCCAGGACGCGCTCCAGGGCGGGATGGATCTGGGTCAGCAGGCCCCGGATGCGGTTGCCGATCCTGGTGGCCTCGCCTGCGAGGTCGTCGTCGAACCCGACGAGCACCTCCAGTTCGGCCAGGGTTTCCTCGCCGGTGTCGACCCGCCGCAGGGCGTGCGGCAAGGTGCGGGCGGCATCAGCGATGACGTAGGCGTCGCGGGCGTCGGTCTTGGCGTTGCCCGGGTGCAGGTCAGCGATCCGGCGCATGGCCAGGCCCGGCAGATAGGCCACGTCATGCCCGCAGGCTCGGGCCACGGCCACCGGCAGGGCACCGATCGAGGCCGGCTGATCCACCACCACCAGCACCTGCCCGTGCCGCGCGAGCCGGTCGAAGACCTTGCGCAATCCGGCTTCGGTGTTGGGCAGTGCCGCGTCGTGCAGCCGGGTGGCGTCCGGCGCCAGGCCGGTCGCGTGGTGCGCGCCTTTACCGACGTCCAATCCGCAGAACACGTCATAACCACTGGTCACAGGTGGTGTCCTTCGACTCGTCGCAGCCTGGTCGCCGATCCGGCGTCAGCTGCCGGCAGCCACGCCTACGACGAGACCTGCCCGAAGGCGATCATGTCCCTATCAGCGGTCGGCTGGCGCCCCTGGCCTGGTGACAACACCCCCCGGATCATCAACGACAGGGGCAGTCAGTCATGCCAGGCCAGGCGACCAGAAGATCCCCGGCTGGGGACCACGAAGAAGGTAACGGGGGAAAATCCACGGACAGCCCACGCCATGTGCAGCCGTTGTCGAGTCTCCGGCTCCGGGCCCGTTTCTCACGTATTGCGCATACGCCGCGAAAAAGGTGTCCTCGCCAGAGATCCCTGAGAAACCCGCGGCGGTGCCGGTCGCGGAGGTGGGCCAAGCGGCTGCGCCGCTTCGAAGGTCGAAAGACAGGCTCTCACCCCGCTCGGGTCCCGTACCGCGCCGCGCGCAGCGCGAGCACCAGGTCGAAGCGGTGGGCCGGGTCGTCCAGCCCGCTGCCGAAAAGCCCTTCGAGCTGCTGGATGTGCGACCGGACCGTCTGCGGGTGCATCTGCAGCCTGCGGGACACCTCGCGCACGTTGCCACGGGTTTCCAGCCACGCCAGCAGCGTGCCGGCGAGCTTGCGGTGCTGCCTGGGCGGGAGCTCGTCCAGCGGGGCCAGCGCGGAGGTGACCAGCTCGTCGGTCAGCGGTGCGTCGCTGAACAGGCAGAGCTCGAACAGGTGGCGGTCGCAATGGGTGACCCGCTTGGCAGGCAGGACGCCGCGCCGCACGAGTTCGAGGGCCTGGCGCGCGCAGCGCAGGGAGTGCCGGGCATCGCGCAGCGCGACGGCGGGACCGATCGCCGACTGCCAGTGCGACAGACCCGCCACCAGCGCGGGGTGCCGGTGGGGGCCTGGGTCGGGCAGGACCAGGCATGGCGCGCCGTCCTCGAAGTTCACCAGGACGTCGTCGCCGAAGGAGGGTTGCGCCGGTTCGCTCGCGTCGTCGGCCGGCTCCATCGCCACCGCGATGACGCGCTCGGGCACCGCCCAGTGCGCGGTGGCGGCGAAGTCGGCCAGGCTCTGGGGGGCGGTCGGCGGATCGGCCAGGATCAGGTCCATGAGCCTGCGCCGGCGGCGTTCCAGGGTCCCGGTGGCCTCTGTCTGCGCGGCGGCGTAACCCTCGATGGACAGCGCGGAGAGCTCGTCGATGTAGGCGAACAGCGCCTCGGCGAGCAGGCACAGCGTGGCGACCGGGATCCCGGCGCGGGTGCCGACCTCTGACGCCCGCCTCCAGGAGACCCGCGCACCGACCCGGTAGGCGGTCTGCAGCATGTCCAGGCTCCGGCCCTGCTGCATCTCGTGGCGCCCCAGCCGGTGGAAGACCCGGCCGCGGTCGTCGTACCCCGCGGCCGGGTTGCCCAGCCGGTCCAGGAAGTGGTGGATGGCCTGCTGCACGCCGGCGGCCGCGGTGCTGCCGAACTCGCCTTCCAGGTGGCCCGCGTAGGCGGGCAGCGCCCGCTGGATCTCCCGCATCACCTCGCTGGTGACGTCGTCGACCTTCGGCCGGAACACGCCCGCCAGCCCGCTGGGCAGCAGCTCCCACAGCCGGCGCACCCGGCTGCCGCGTTCCTCGTCGTCACCTCCGCCGCGGGAGGGCGCGGTCAGGGAGTCGTAGTCGGCTTCTACGGAGCAGGACAGCTCCGCCCTCGGGGGTTCGCTCACGTGATCACCACAACGGTTCGGCCGGGGATCGCCCGGGTGGGACGGATGTGCGCCGGGGAGCGCCGCGCGGGTTCCGGCGCTCCCGGTGTGCGTGCGTTTCGGGCCGGCTCATCGGCCGCAGTCGTCGGGAGCGGGCGCGCCGGCGAACCGGTCGCCGAACCACGCCATCACATCGGGGATCGCGGACTTGGCCGCGATCAGGTGGTCCCCGTCGACGTCGGGCTTCCAACGGGTCGGGATTCCCGCCTCGCAGTAGGCCGTCCGCGTCCGTTCCTCCGTCTCGACGGGGATGATCTGCTCCTTCGCTCCGCGGTACTGGAAGACGGGGAACTCGATCTCGTACTGCGCGCCGGAGCCGGGGGCGCCGATCCCGACGCCGAGCTTGTGGCGGTCGGCGATCTGACCCCAGGTCGTGCCGTCCGGGCCGGGAAGCGCGTAGATCTCATCGACGGTGAGACCCTCGGTGGTGTAGTCCTCCACGCGCTCCTTGGCGAACCCGAAGATGGTGTCGATCAGGCAGCTTCCCGACAGCTTCGCCACGGCCTGCCTGCCGTTGTCGTTGAGCAGCTCGTCGAACGGCATCCGCGGGTATCCGACGTGGAAGCCGACCAGTGCGGCGGCCGCGAAACCAGCGTACTGGCCGCCGTTGAGCGCGTTGCCGACCACGCGCAGGTCGCCGGGGACGCCTCCGGCGGCGGTTCCGGCGATGTTGAGCTCGGGTGCGTAGGAGGCGGCGAGCTGGGTGGCCCACAGCGCGGCCTGGCCGCCTTCGGAGTAGCCCCACAGGCCCGCGGGCGCGGCGGGGTCGATCCCCGACTCGGGCAGCCGCGACGCGGCGCGCACCGCGTCGAGCAGCGCGTGCCCGGCGTTCTGCCCGACCATGTAGGGGTGGCGCTGCCCGTTGAGGTAGCCCATCCCGTCGGTGGCCACCACGGCGTAGCCGGCCTTGAGCGCGGCGGCGAGCTGCTCGATCTCGTAGGCGTCCTCGTGGGCCCCGGACATCTGCTTGGAGTACGCGCACTGCGGTCCCAGGCCGAGCGTTCCGGGGTTGAAGGCCACGACCGGGCGCGGGTTGGGGCCGGGCCATGGTGCTTCGGGGACGGCCAGCATCCCGGAGACCGCGACCGGGGCGCCGTTGATGTCGGTGGAGCGGTACTGCAACTTCCACGAGCGCTTCGGGATCTGCCCCGGGATCTTGGGGAATTCCGCCGGAAGGCAGGCAAGTACGTCACCCGGTGCGCCCGCGGGCTGCACCGGTGGGGTGTATATCTGTTCGTCCGTGGCCGAGCAGGGCGCGTTGCCGCGCCCCGCTGCGTCGGCCATGGCGG is a window of Saccharopolyspora erythraea NRRL 2338 DNA encoding:
- a CDS encoding DUF6801 domain-containing protein; this encodes MPVRPNSARTGRAAAVVATAGIVSLTALAAGPAAADPGATTAPRGPVTKDVTFTCEFPMVGARPTQAKVNATFPDSAKVGESINVTDFKVDVTIDEQTADALRLIGGASVEGTAATGVDLNVNGTDLGVTLNGLSIPSTPVPESGPLPTQITGAVPGLTVKQPGQVTFAVGSNFVGKITPKKADGTETELGTFDLPCTLDQGQDPSLATVQVQ
- a CDS encoding helix-turn-helix domain-containing protein; this encodes MTFDVGSRYVSDARKGAGERTGPRPLAGAESSRWISGLRAAMDAEKTGFGRAKMLWSVLPREYAEGFRPYVGGLAKAMVREIQHVVPEYSQPLDGVFGDLFSQAIEQAILYPLSNIRDARRTHEDWGRVFRALGKGEFAEGRSLDCLQTAYRVGGRVAWRHIAEFGQKQGVPVDVLCVCAEAIFAYVDELSALSIEGYTEAQESAAGTLARRRRRLLELVLAHPPASPQVLADQAAAARWKLPEWVTPVALEPVADQGERHTPALEADMLVDLEGAEPCLLVAGQITDLAGLRAGLRGWRAAIGTRVRLSEAALSLRWARRVIALVQRRVLPDAPVTRCTDHLTTLWLLSDEFLIRELSARSLAPLDGLTVKQRARLTETLLVWLQSRGSAPELAERLGVHPQTVRYRMHQLEGLFGDRLTDADERLNLEIALRAEKLVAGN
- a CDS encoding IS5 family transposase; its protein translation is MYTTTAQDSSTARPRRYPTDTTDAEWALIEPLLPTPACETSSGGHPEQHPRRDVVDAIRYVIDNGCKWRGLPADFPPWQTVYGFYNRCSRDNVVLALRDSPREQIRTRAGRHHQPSAGVIDSQSVRAAETAGRDTRGYDAGKKVNGRKRHITTDTLGLLLGVCVTGAHVTDRRGAELLLRYLRKTQQRLSLLWADAGYAGRLITWADTALGITLHIVRKITGQIGSQALPRRWVVERTLSWITQARRTIRDYERLPAHSETVINWAAITLMTRQLTHQPRSKTGTEVPHPHRCAR
- a CDS encoding IS110 family transposase, coding for MDAPDSVFLGLDVGKGEHHAVAVDADGKRPHDAPLPNSEDTLRELFDRPARHRRLLVVGRHHPHDPPTHPPTKIKKRH
- a CDS encoding IS110-like element ISSer1 family transposase encodes the protein MTSGYDVFCGLDVGKGAHHATGLAPDATRLHDAALPNTEAGLRKVFDRLARHGQVLVVVDQPASIGALPVAVARACGHDVAYLPGLAMRRIADLHPGNAKTDARDAYVIADAARTLPHALRRVDTGEETLAELEVLVGFDDDLAGEATRIGNRIRGLLTQIHPALERVLGPKIQHPAVLEILSRCGGPDGIRKAGQRQLTSIAATRAPRMGQALVEAIVSALDEQTVSVPGAKTAELVLPRLADSLKTVLQQRRTVADEVEGILDAHPLAGVLTSMPGIGVRTAARILLEVGDGSAFKTSGHLAAYAGLAPVTRRSGSSIRGEHPNRGGNKHLKRAFFLAAFAALADPTSRAYYQRKRDEGKKHNAALICLARRRCDVLHAMLRTKTKYQAPAPQAA
- a CDS encoding PucR family transcriptional regulator produces the protein MSEPPRAELSCSVEADYDSLTAPSRGGGDDEERGSRVRRLWELLPSGLAGVFRPKVDDVTSEVMREIQRALPAYAGHLEGEFGSTAAAGVQQAIHHFLDRLGNPAAGYDDRGRVFHRLGRHEMQQGRSLDMLQTAYRVGARVSWRRASEVGTRAGIPVATLCLLAEALFAYIDELSALSIEGYAAAQTEATGTLERRRRRLMDLILADPPTAPQSLADFAATAHWAVPERVIAVAMEPADDASEPAQPSFGDDVLVNFEDGAPCLVLPDPGPHRHPALVAGLSHWQSAIGPAVALRDARHSLRCARQALELVRRGVLPAKRVTHCDRHLFELCLFSDAPLTDELVTSALAPLDELPPRQHRKLAGTLLAWLETRGNVREVSRRLQMHPQTVRSHIQQLEGLFGSGLDDPAHRFDLVLALRAARYGTRAG
- a CDS encoding lipase family protein; this encodes MRRALAPAAALTIAFAAMSPAAMADAAGRGNAPCSATDEQIYTPPVQPAGAPGDVLACLPAEFPKIPGQIPKRSWKLQYRSTDINGAPVAVSGMLAVPEAPWPGPNPRPVVAFNPGTLGLGPQCAYSKQMSGAHEDAYEIEQLAAALKAGYAVVATDGMGYLNGQRHPYMVGQNAGHALLDAVRAASRLPESGIDPAAPAGLWGYSEGGQAALWATQLAASYAPELNIAGTAAGGVPGDLRVVGNALNGGQYAGFAAAALVGFHVGYPRMPFDELLNDNGRQAVAKLSGSCLIDTIFGFAKERVEDYTTEGLTVDEIYALPGPDGTTWGQIADRHKLGVGIGAPGSGAQYEIEFPVFQYRGAKEQIIPVETEERTRTAYCEAGIPTRWKPDVDGDHLIAAKSAIPDVMAWFGDRFAGAPAPDDCGR